The window GCCCACCGAAATCGTGCGTGGCCAGTATCAGGCCAATGGCGAGCCGGGCTATCTGGAGGATGCCGAGAACCCGCAATCGCGCACCGAAAGCTATATCGCGATGAAGGTCCGCGTTTCGAACTGGCGCTGGCAGGGCACGCCTTTCTATCTGCGCACCGGCAAGAAACTGCGTGCCCGCACCAGCGAGATCGCGATCACCTTCAAAGAGCCGCCGCATTCGATCTTTGAGGATGCCGGCGCGGCGGGTGAGCCAAAGGCAAACGAGTTGATCATCCGGCTTCAGCCCAACGAAGGTATGGATCTGAAGGTCATGATCAAAGAGCCGGGACCGGGCGGCATGCGCCTTGTGCAGGTGCCGCTGGACATGACCTTTGCCGATGCGCTTGGTCCGGATGCGGCCGATGTGACGGACGCTTATGAGCGGTTGATCATGGACGTGATCCGGGGCAACCAGACCCTGTTCATGCGCGGCGACGAGGTCGAGGCGGCATGGGCCTGGACCGATCCGATCATCCAGGCTTGGGATGAGGGCAAGGCACGGCCAGAGCCCTATGATCCGGGCTCGTCGGGGCCGGATGAGGCGCTTGGCCTGATGCATCGCGATGGTCGTCGCTGGCGGGAGATCAGATCATGAATATCGACTTTGTAGAATACCCGGACCGGGAAATGCTGGCGCTGGTTCTGGCCGACAAGCTGGCCAGCCAGTTGGGTCAGCACTTGCGCACCAGCGATGCCGCCAGCCTGTGCGTGCCCGGAGGCACCACGCCCGGCCCGGTGCTTGAATCGCTCAGCGCCACCGATCTGGACTGGGACCGCGTGACCGTCTGTCTGGGTGATGAGCGTTGGGTTGATGGCGATCACAAGCGCAGCAATTCGCGGCTGCTGCGGCGGCACCTGCTCAAGGACAAGGCCAAGGACGCGGCCTATATCGACCTTTATACCGGCGATGCAGAGCCCGATGATGCCGTGACGACGCTGAACACGCGCTTGCAACCGATCTTTCCGATCACGGTTGCGCTGCTGGGGATGGGCAATGACATGCACACCGCCAGCCTGTTTCCGGGCGCCGATCATCTGGCCGCCGCGCTGGCGCCCGATGCGCCGCCGGTGATGGCGATTCGCGCCGACGGTGCCGAAGAGCCGCGCATCACCCTGACCGCGCCGTACCTGCGCAACGCCATCAATCTGCACCTGCTGATCACCGGCCCGGAAAAGCGCGAGGCATTCGAGCGCGCGCAGAAACTGGACCCGCAAGAGGCGCCGATCCGCGCCATGATGGACAATCTTACCGTGCATTGGGCCGAGTGACGGCCCGGCACCCTTTCCACCGATAAAGGGACCGGCCATGAGCGACTGGAACAAGCTGAAATCATACCGCGCAGCGCAAGGCGATCTGCGGATCACCGAGCTTTTCGATGCCGACCACACCCGCGCCACCGGCTTTTGCGCCGAGGCCGAGGGCATGGTCTTTGACTATTCCAAGACCCTGATCGACACCGAGGCGCGCGATCTGTTGCTGGCGCTGGCCGATAACGCCGATCTGGCATCGCGGCGCGAGGCCATGTTCACCGGCGAAAAGATCAACGAAACCGAAGGCCGCGCGGTGCTGCACACGGCGCTGCGCAACCTCAGCGGCTCGGTCACCGTTGATGGCGCCGATGTCATGCCCGAGGTCCGCGCGATCCACGAACGGATGTCCGATT is drawn from Paracoccus tegillarcae and contains these coding sequences:
- the pgl gene encoding 6-phosphogluconolactonase, producing the protein MDFVEYPDREMLALVLADKLASQLGQHLRTSDAASLCVPGGTTPGPVLESLSATDLDWDRVTVCLGDERWVDGDHKRSNSRLLRRHLLKDKAKDAAYIDLYTGDAEPDDAVTTLNTRLQPIFPITVALLGMGNDMHTASLFPGADHLAAALAPDAPPVMAIRADGAEEPRITLTAPYLRNAINLHLLITGPEKREAFERAQKLDPQEAPIRAMMDNLTVHWAE